Proteins encoded in a region of the Dreissena polymorpha isolate Duluth1 chromosome 6, UMN_Dpol_1.0, whole genome shotgun sequence genome:
- the LOC127835543 gene encoding uncharacterized protein LOC127835543, translating to MFLFQIVNNKIEIHMEIIKGKTLTSIMDEYMFKLRDDQHSHLVKPFSLHVLDRSLDAISAMHDKGWTHNDVHGGNLMLDSDMRVKVIDFGGATKCEENANLNEYQKHTNKILKDYKEALRVFSGLYTNNTFNSVKDFEDNYRNVFEQMDLSDKYELIDLIDRVVKWGDSRKLRSDVKQQLNNG from the exons ATGTTCTTGTTCCAAATTGTCAACAACAAGATCGAAATACACATGGAGATTATAAAAG GAAAAACACTTACCAGTATCATGGATGAGTATATGTTTAAACTAAGAGATGATCAACATAGCCATTTGGTGAAGCCTTTCTCTCTGCATGTGCTGGACAGAAGCCTTGACGCAATCTCTGCTATGCATGATAAGGGATGGACGCACAACGACGTGCACG GTGGTAATTTGATGCTAGACAGTGACATGCGCGTAAAGGTTATTGACTTTGGAGGAGCAACAAAAtgtgaagaaaatgcaaatttgaatGAATATCAAAAGCACACTAATAAAATTTTGAAAGACTACAAGGAGGCCCTGCGAGTATTCAGTGGATTGTATACCAATAACACGTTCAATAGCGTTAAGGATTTCGAGGACAATTACAGAAATGTATTTGAACAG ATGGACCTGTCCGACAAGTATGAGCTCATCGATCTCATCGATAGAGTTGTCAAGTGGGGAGATAGTAGAAAGCTTAGAAGTGATGTCAAGCAACAGCTTAACAATGGTTAG